One segment of Candidatus Dormiibacterota bacterium DNA contains the following:
- a CDS encoding molybdopterin-dependent oxidoreductase, with the protein MPTVSRRGFLKLGAAGSGGLALSGLGFDLAQARGVAQQLRIQGATESHSVCPYCAVGCSLVAYTRKQPDGSVRLLQIEGDPDSPVNEGRLCPKGATAMQLATSARRVDQPLHRPPGATAWQPISWDAALDRIAANVKRARDATFVTEDANGNTVNRCEGIAFAGGAAFSNEEGYLAAKVMRALGVVHLEQQARVUHGPTVVSLAATFGRGAMTNHWRDIRNADLILINGANPAEAHPVGFQWFMRAKLDRGARIVHTDPRFTRTSAVADVHLPIRTGTDAAYFGGLVNYVLQNNLFHDEYVRNYTNASWIVQPGYGFQDGLFSGYNAGKRTYDISTWAYEGTAGPSQAGAGQPQQQVQVSGQSPQGTSLDAFARRDPTLQDPRCVFQLMRQHYARYTPEMVERITGIPRARFLEVARMVGEMGRPDRVMTIVYAVGLTHHTTGSQLIRSGAILQLLLGNIGRPGGGMNAERGHANIQGNTDNAISWEILPGYLRVPAPGQRTLDDYVNQSASRRSDPNSWNFLGINYRKFMVSLLKTWYGDAANADNQYAFDHLPKPAQNASWMSIYDNALKGRMKGVLLSGMTATSIGPDSNQVMTALGNLEWLVVMDPLPTTSSEFWHAPGVDPAAVRTEVFMLPTTHWIEKDGSFVNSGRWMQWKDQVLPPQGQARHDHWILAELLLRVRKLYQQQGGRYPDPVVQLTMDYADPHRPALDEIAREVNGRDLATGKRLASFALLKDDGTTTAGNWIYTGFYPESGNLARRRQGVDDPATNDPTGLGHYPNWAWSWPLNRRVLYNRASADLAGKPWDPTRAGIQWNGSRWVGDVPDYPATMSPTDPNAYLPFIMNGEGVGRLFSNSTIDGPFPEHYEPVESPVTNPLHPQVSASPVAFLYDQAAGRKNRFGTVKDYPYIATSYRLTEHEHYVTQHVPLLVGLQPEPFVELPPQLAAQKGIRTGDRVRVSSARGRLEVLALVTPRLQPLTVDGRTVYQVGIPIHWGFVGVAADRDPNRGANWLANALTPFVGDANARTPEFKSFLVNVERL; encoded by the coding sequence ATGCCGACCGTCAGCCGCCGCGGGTTCCTCAAGCTCGGCGCCGCCGGCAGTGGCGGGCTGGCGCTCAGCGGGCTGGGCTTCGACCTCGCCCAGGCCCGCGGCGTCGCCCAGCAGCTGCGCATCCAGGGTGCCACCGAGTCGCACTCGGTCTGTCCCTACTGCGCGGTGGGCTGCTCGCTGGTGGCGTACACCCGGAAGCAGCCCGACGGCTCGGTCCGGCTCCTGCAGATCGAGGGCGACCCCGACAGCCCGGTGAACGAGGGCAGGCTCTGCCCCAAGGGCGCCACCGCGATGCAGCTGGCCACCTCGGCACGGCGGGTCGACCAGCCCCTCCACCGTCCCCCCGGCGCCACCGCGTGGCAGCCGATCTCCTGGGACGCGGCCCTCGACCGGATCGCCGCCAACGTCAAGCGCGCCCGGGATGCCACCTTCGTCACCGAGGACGCCAACGGCAACACCGTCAACCGCTGCGAGGGCATCGCCTTCGCCGGCGGCGCCGCGTTCAGCAACGAGGAGGGCTACCTCGCCGCCAAGGTGATGCGCGCGCTGGGGGTGGTCCACCTCGAACAGCAGGCGCGTGTTTGACACGGCCCCACGGTGGTCAGTTTGGCCGCCACGTTCGGCCGGGGGGCGATGACCAACCACTGGCGCGACATCCGGAACGCCGACCTCATCCTCATCAACGGCGCCAACCCGGCCGAGGCCCACCCGGTCGGCTTCCAGTGGTTCATGCGGGCCAAGCTCGACCGTGGCGCCAGGATCGTGCACACCGACCCGCGGTTCACCCGCACCTCGGCGGTCGCCGACGTCCACCTGCCGATCCGCACCGGCACCGACGCCGCCTACTTCGGCGGCCTCGTCAATTACGTGCTCCAGAACAACCTGTTCCACGACGAGTACGTGCGCAACTACACCAACGCCTCCTGGATCGTGCAGCCGGGATACGGCTTCCAGGACGGCCTCTTCTCCGGCTACAACGCCGGCAAGCGCACCTACGACATCTCCACGTGGGCGTACGAGGGCACCGCCGGGCCCAGCCAGGCGGGCGCGGGACAGCCGCAGCAGCAGGTGCAGGTGTCCGGCCAGAGCCCGCAGGGCACGTCGCTGGACGCCTTCGCCCGGCGGGACCCGACCCTGCAGGACCCGCGCTGCGTCTTCCAGCTGATGAGGCAGCACTACGCCCGGTACACCCCGGAGATGGTGGAGCGCATCACCGGCATCCCCCGGGCCCGCTTCCTCGAGGTGGCCCGGATGGTGGGCGAGATGGGCCGCCCCGACAGGGTGATGACCATCGTCTACGCGGTCGGCCTCACCCACCACACCACCGGCTCGCAGCTGATCCGCTCCGGGGCGATCCTGCAGCTGCTGCTCGGCAACATCGGCCGCCCCGGCGGGGGCATGAACGCCGAGCGCGGCCACGCGAACATCCAGGGGAACACCGACAACGCGATCTCCTGGGAGATCCTCCCCGGCTACCTGCGCGTCCCCGCCCCGGGTCAGAGGACCCTCGACGACTACGTCAACCAGAGCGCGAGCAGGCGCAGCGACCCGAACTCCTGGAACTTCCTCGGCATCAACTACCGGAAGTTCATGGTGAGCCTGCTGAAGACCTGGTACGGCGACGCCGCCAACGCCGACAACCAGTACGCCTTCGACCACCTTCCCAAGCCGGCGCAGAACGCCTCGTGGATGTCGATCTACGACAACGCGCTGAAGGGGAGGATGAAGGGGGTGCTGCTCTCGGGGATGACCGCGACCAGCATCGGGCCCGACTCCAACCAGGTGATGACCGCGCTCGGCAACCTGGAGTGGCTGGTGGTGATGGACCCGCTGCCGACCACCAGCTCGGAGTTCTGGCACGCCCCCGGCGTCGACCCGGCGGCGGTGAGGACCGAGGTCTTCATGCTGCCCACCACCCACTGGATCGAGAAGGACGGCTCCTTCGTGAACAGCGGTCGCTGGATGCAGTGGAAGGACCAGGTGCTGCCCCCCCAGGGCCAGGCGCGCCACGACCACTGGATCCTCGCCGAGCTGCTGCTGCGGGTGCGGAAGCTGTACCAGCAGCAGGGCGGGCGGTACCCCGACCCGGTGGTGCAGCTGACCATGGACTACGCCGATCCGCACCGGCCCGCCCTCGACGAGATCGCCCGGGAGGTGAACGGCCGCGACCTCGCCACCGGGAAGCGGCTGGCCAGCTTCGCGCTGCTCAAGGACGACGGCACCACCACCGCGGGCAACTGGATCTACACCGGGTTCTATCCCGAGAGCGGCAACCTCGCCCGCCGCCGCCAGGGTGTCGACGACCCCGCGACGAACGATCCCACCGGCCTCGGCCACTATCCCAACTGGGCCTGGAGCTGGCCGCTCAATCGCCGGGTGCTGTACAACCGCGCCTCCGCCGACCTGGCGGGGAAGCCGTGGGACCCGACCCGGGCGGGCATCCAGTGGAACGGCAGCAGATGGGTGGGCGACGTGCCCGACTACCCGGCGACGATGAGCCCCACCGATCCCAACGCGTATCTGCCCTTCATCATGAACGGCGAGGGGGTGGGGCGGCTCTTCTCCAACTCCACCATCGACGGCCCGTTCCCCGAGCACTACGAGCCGGTCGAGTCGCCGGTCACCAACCCGCTGCACCCCCAGGTGTCGGCCTCCCCGGTGGCGTTCCTCTACGACCAGGCCGCGGGCCGGAAGAACCGGTTCGGCACCGTCAAGGACTACCCGTACATCGCCACCAGCTACCGGCTCACCGAGCACGAGCACTACGTCACCCAGCACGTGCCGCTCCTGGTCGGGCTGCAGCCGGAGCCCTTCGTCGAGCTGCCGCCGCAGCTGGCGGCGCAGAAGGGGATTCGCACCGGCGACCGGGTGCGGGTCTCGTCGGCGCGGGGCCGGCTCGAGGTCCTGGCCCTGGTCACCCCGCGACTGCAGCCGCTCACCGTCGACGGCAGAACCGTGTACCAGGTCGGCATCCCCATCCACTGGGGCTTCGTCGGCGTCGCCGCCGACCGCGACCCCAACAGGGGAGCGAACTGGCTGGCCAACGCGCTCACCCCGTTCGTCGGCGACGCCAACGCGCGCACCCCGGAGTTCAAGTCGTTCCTCGTCAACGTGGAGAGGCTGTGA
- the fdhE gene encoding formate dehydrogenase accessory protein FdhE, with amino-acid sequence MAAAHAVDTRWDDRRRRGAELTRRYPFAAEVLRLHDALLDVQEPAFAATPALDGLEAVAAHAAAAVLPAVVEATMAAGPELLAERAWGRLEQGGLETVVHGWLMGREQSQLDRYLARAAATPVLEALGESLSPGAEVDARHCRRCGGPPQLAVIEPGEALSGSRRRLVCARCLAGWTYPRMVCAGCGETDSRRLPIYEEGDWIPHARIEGCESCRRYLISVDLRKDGAAVPPVDELAAMPLALHAESLGLRKIVPNLMGL; translated from the coding sequence ATGGCCGCGGCCCACGCTGTCGACACCCGCTGGGACGACCGCCGCCGTCGCGGCGCCGAGCTCACCCGCCGCTATCCCTTCGCCGCCGAGGTGCTGCGGCTGCACGACGCCCTCCTCGACGTCCAGGAGCCGGCCTTTGCCGCGACCCCGGCCCTCGACGGCCTCGAAGCCGTGGCCGCGCACGCCGCCGCCGCGGTGCTGCCCGCGGTGGTCGAGGCCACCATGGCCGCCGGGCCCGAGCTGCTCGCGGAGCGGGCCTGGGGCCGCCTCGAGCAGGGCGGGCTGGAGACCGTGGTCCACGGCTGGCTGATGGGGAGGGAGCAGTCCCAGCTCGACCGCTACCTCGCCCGCGCCGCCGCCACCCCGGTGCTGGAGGCGCTCGGCGAGTCGCTCAGCCCCGGGGCGGAGGTCGACGCCCGCCACTGCCGGCGCTGCGGCGGGCCGCCGCAGCTCGCGGTGATCGAGCCCGGCGAGGCGCTGAGCGGCTCGCGGCGGCGGCTGGTCTGCGCGCGCTGCCTGGCCGGCTGGACCTATCCGCGGATGGTCTGCGCCGGCTGCGGCGAGACCGACAGCCGGCGGCTGCCGATCTACGAGGAGGGCGACTGGATCCCCCACGCCCGCATCGAGGGCTGCGAGAGCTGCCGCCGCTACCTGATCAGCGTCGACCTGCGCAAGGACGGCGCCGCGGTGCCCCCGGTCGACGAGCTGGCGGCGATGCCCCTCGCGCTCCACGCCGAGAGCCTCGGCCTCCGCAAGATCGTGCCCAACCTCATGGGGTTGTAG
- a CDS encoding 4Fe-4S dicluster domain-containing protein, translated as MAVRISPGTAYGFFTDTSICIGCKACEVACKEWNQLPGNAPSFLGDSLDNTGQLDAMNWRHVQFLERFTPPAPGGGGGRQAFLMMSDVCKHCNQASCMDVCPTGAIIRTEFDTVFIQQDVCNGCRNCISACPFGVIGFHGDTGTVRKCTLCYDRLQAGMQPACAQACPTQSIQFGPLDQLHQRADARLATLHGDGHEEARLYGRDDRVYGGLGAFFLLMDTPETYGLPAAASAVRPGRNNAPGYLGALLGSVLAVLGGLIAFRRRNETEAG; from the coding sequence ATGGCCGTCAGGATCTCTCCGGGCACGGCGTACGGGTTCTTCACCGACACCAGCATCTGCATCGGCTGCAAGGCCTGCGAGGTGGCCTGCAAGGAGTGGAACCAGCTCCCCGGCAACGCCCCGAGCTTCCTCGGCGACAGCCTCGACAACACCGGCCAGCTCGACGCCATGAACTGGCGGCACGTCCAGTTCCTCGAGCGGTTCACGCCCCCGGCGCCGGGTGGCGGCGGTGGACGGCAGGCGTTCCTGATGATGTCCGACGTCTGCAAGCACTGCAACCAGGCCAGCTGCATGGACGTCTGCCCGACCGGCGCGATCATCCGCACCGAGTTCGACACCGTGTTCATCCAGCAGGACGTCTGCAACGGCTGCCGCAACTGCATCAGCGCGTGCCCGTTCGGGGTCATCGGCTTCCACGGCGACACCGGCACGGTGCGCAAGTGCACGCTCTGCTACGACCGCCTCCAGGCGGGGATGCAGCCCGCCTGTGCCCAGGCCTGCCCCACCCAGTCGATCCAGTTCGGGCCGCTCGACCAGCTCCACCAGCGGGCCGACGCCCGCCTCGCCACCCTCCACGGCGACGGGCACGAGGAGGCGCGCCTGTACGGCCGCGACGACAGGGTGTACGGGGGCCTCGGCGCCTTCTTCCTGCTGATGGACACGCCCGAGACATACGGGCTGCCCGCCGCCGCCAGCGCGGTGCGGCCGGGGCGCAACAACGCCCCCGGCTACCTCGGGGCGCTGCTCGGCTCGGTGCTCGCCGTGCTCGGCGGGCTGATCGCCTTCCGCCGGCGGAACGAGACCGAGGCAGGGTGA
- the nrfD gene encoding NrfD/PsrC family molybdoenzyme membrane anchor subunit, protein MANEHFAVSPDWRWYILLYFFLAGIAGGAYVIGALLRLTGADPTAERVAFLVALPAIVVCPVLLTLDLGSPARFWHMLVNTTPGAGGLNLHLESPMSVGVWALSLFSLFALASFLAALGRPAGLARLVAGPVGTVITVAGAVLGLFVASYTGVLLSVSNEAVWSDTWTLGGLFLASGMSAAAVVVAMVARRRAGPGTERRLAEADGWFALVELLFVALLFITLAAAGTASTVLGHGWVLLWVVVGLGLLPPLLGLARRGLAGAMTAVAPVLVILGVLALRAVIIFSPQG, encoded by the coding sequence ATGGCCAACGAGCACTTCGCGGTCTCGCCGGACTGGCGCTGGTACATCCTCCTGTACTTCTTCCTCGCGGGCATCGCCGGGGGGGCGTACGTCATCGGCGCCCTCCTCCGGCTCACCGGCGCCGACCCCACCGCCGAGCGGGTCGCCTTCCTGGTCGCCCTGCCGGCGATCGTGGTGTGCCCGGTGCTGCTGACCCTCGACCTGGGCTCACCCGCCCGCTTCTGGCACATGCTCGTGAACACCACCCCCGGCGCCGGCGGGCTGAACCTGCATCTCGAATCGCCGATGTCGGTCGGGGTCTGGGCGCTGAGCCTGTTCTCGCTGTTCGCCCTGGCGTCGTTCCTCGCCGCTCTCGGCCGGCCGGCCGGGCTGGCGCGGCTGGTGGCGGGGCCGGTGGGCACCGTGATCACCGTGGCCGGCGCGGTGCTCGGGCTCTTCGTCGCGTCCTACACCGGGGTGCTGCTCAGCGTGAGCAACGAGGCGGTGTGGAGCGACACCTGGACGCTCGGCGGTCTCTTCCTCGCCTCGGGGATGAGCGCCGCCGCGGTGGTGGTGGCGATGGTCGCGCGGCGCCGGGCGGGGCCGGGGACGGAGCGGCGGCTCGCCGAGGCCGACGGCTGGTTCGCCCTGGTCGAGCTGCTCTTCGTCGCCCTCCTGTTCATCACCCTCGCCGCCGCCGGCACCGCCAGCACCGTGCTCGGCCACGGCTGGGTGCTGCTCTGGGTGGTGGTCGGGCTCGGCCTGCTGCCGCCGCTGCTCGGGCTGGCGCGGCGTGGCCTCGCCGGGGCGATGACGGCGGTGGCGCCGGTGCTGGTGATCCTCGGGGTGCTGGCGCTGCGGGCGGTGATCATCTTCAGCCCGCAGGGGTGA
- a CDS encoding sigma-70 family RNA polymerase sigma factor, translated as MDDEALLDRARRGDREAFAELVTRHQDGLYTMALRLLGRPEDACDVVQETFMRAYVNLPKLRGGSVRGWLYRVAVNAGHDVQRRGVRRPEDPLDRGDGKILDLPDPAIGPDAVAEGRERARVVRDALLALPADFREAVVLRDVNQLSYEEIAEALRVPLGTVKSRLSRARAMLAEALRGNTAIFAAEGTR; from the coding sequence ATGGACGACGAGGCGCTTCTCGACCGGGCCCGCCGGGGCGATCGGGAGGCGTTCGCCGAATTGGTGACCCGCCACCAGGATGGTCTCTACACCATGGCGCTCCGACTGCTGGGACGGCCCGAGGACGCGTGCGACGTCGTCCAGGAGACCTTCATGCGCGCCTACGTCAACCTCCCGAAGCTGCGTGGCGGGTCGGTGCGCGGCTGGCTCTACCGGGTCGCCGTCAACGCCGGCCACGACGTGCAGCGCCGCGGGGTGCGCCGCCCCGAGGACCCGCTCGACCGCGGCGACGGCAAGATCCTCGACCTGCCCGACCCGGCGATCGGGCCCGACGCCGTCGCCGAGGGACGCGAGCGCGCCCGGGTGGTGCGCGACGCGCTGCTCGCCCTGCCCGCCGACTTCCGCGAGGCGGTGGTGCTCCGCGACGTCAACCAGCTCTCCTACGAGGAGATCGCCGAGGCGCTGCGGGTGCCGCTGGGGACGGTGAAGTCGCGCCTCAGCCGCGCCCGGGCGATGCTCGCCGAGGCGCTCCGCGGCAACACCGCGATCTTCGCGGCCGAGGGCACCCGCTGA
- a CDS encoding zf-HC2 domain-containing protein yields MAERHVDPLFSAAYDDELDRGARRRFDAHLEGCTRCAAAFEDYRTAVDAVHLLPAVAMPATVRLPLGAPRAAAGRAEVLGRLRDALLHPQPVTAAATMAAVGIAAVVLAVHHGGGGTSSATAGNAPVALSQGSGSSAQGAAGFPPIPAPERPVPCPVAPVAGGGAAPAGYAHSASTPTGTGGELVLATPADSYGAGETIPIYARLTTPGSPGGGGAVVPCVSLETDGSAAASQPKAAARVPQGAPPQAPAYDSAAQPTPLAVATSGPAPLSAAGSAGSSSRLQGSGPLLSVTIPAGIAKGTTLRLVAVIPAHYPGNPGDVPIQVVLLITVR; encoded by the coding sequence ATGGCCGAGCGCCACGTCGACCCGCTCTTCTCCGCCGCCTACGACGACGAGCTCGACCGCGGCGCCCGCCGCCGCTTCGACGCCCACCTCGAGGGCTGCACCCGCTGCGCCGCCGCCTTCGAGGACTACCGCACCGCCGTCGACGCGGTGCACCTGCTGCCGGCGGTGGCGATGCCCGCCACCGTGCGCCTCCCGTTGGGCGCGCCCCGGGCGGCCGCCGGCCGTGCCGAGGTGCTGGGGAGGCTGCGCGACGCGCTGCTCCATCCCCAGCCGGTGACCGCGGCGGCGACGATGGCGGCGGTGGGCATCGCCGCGGTGGTGCTCGCGGTGCACCACGGTGGCGGGGGCACCAGCTCGGCGACCGCCGGGAACGCCCCCGTCGCCCTCTCGCAGGGGTCGGGGTCCTCCGCGCAGGGAGCGGCGGGGTTCCCCCCCATCCCGGCTCCGGAGCGGCCCGTCCCCTGCCCGGTGGCCCCGGTCGCCGGCGGCGGGGCGGCGCCGGCCGGCTACGCCCACTCTGCGAGCACCCCCACCGGGACCGGGGGCGAGCTGGTCCTCGCCACCCCCGCCGACAGCTACGGGGCGGGCGAGACCATCCCCATCTACGCGCGCCTGACCACGCCGGGCTCGCCCGGCGGGGGCGGCGCCGTGGTCCCCTGCGTGAGCCTGGAGACGGACGGGTCGGCCGCGGCGTCCCAGCCCAAGGCCGCCGCGCGGGTCCCGCAGGGCGCTCCGCCGCAGGCGCCGGCGTACGACAGCGCCGCCCAGCCGACCCCGCTCGCCGTCGCCACCTCGGGACCGGCGCCGCTCTCCGCGGCGGGCTCGGCCGGTTCTTCGAGCCGGCTGCAGGGGTCCGGCCCGCTGCTCAGCGTGACCATCCCGGCGGGCATCGCGAAGGGGACGACGCTCCGGCTGGTGGCCGTGATCCCGGCCCACTACCCCGGCAACCCCGGGGACGTCCCGATCCAGGTGGTTCTCCTCATCACGGTCCGCTGA
- a CDS encoding glycosyl hydrolase family 18 protein, with protein MPGRRAAALLCALLVTACGGAATPPATPPPATGAVVVSAGGHSLGDGSVAVPPTLDLRVSAARPLAADEGRAMLDDRPLHLHSEAGALVAAVAAMPLGSAHHLDLDVVGRGRHRLGFHVVAPAGAMAALHSDPRDGTVLDLAIELAPADRAAVEAAIPGGIRAWQDDRHLRVFWTAPPGGRLHLPVMPTDLGSHLAAPLDLDLTAVPPGTVRTRVVPAPPAPPPPRLLLAFSVATAASRASAAAHLGQISVLSPTGLVAHQDGTLTGAADPPAVAAATAARVPVWPLIQNAEFDSAAVAALLEDDAASGRLVGALRAAASEAGYTGLDLDFESVPPADRDHLSAFVSRLAAGLHADGRRLAIAVVPHKPGHLNFYSGAYDLPALAGHADLLTLMAYEEHGPSTVPGPVAGLDWDRQLLNGSLDRLPGDKALLGMPLYARSWTLTGAPADGYAPALATALAGPGARVDYDFTGYTPLVRTGAGDAVTYFDDADSLARKLALAGQRGMGGTAVWRLGFEDPAIWSVFPATPARV; from the coding sequence ATGCCCGGCCGCCGTGCCGCCGCCCTGCTCTGCGCCCTGCTGGTGACGGCCTGCGGAGGAGCCGCCACCCCGCCGGCCACACCCCCGCCGGCCACCGGGGCGGTGGTGGTGAGCGCCGGCGGCCACAGCCTCGGCGACGGCAGCGTCGCGGTGCCGCCGACCCTCGACCTGCGGGTCTCCGCCGCCCGGCCGCTCGCCGCCGACGAGGGCAGGGCGATGCTCGACGATCGGCCGCTCCACCTCCACTCGGAGGCGGGAGCGCTGGTGGCGGCGGTGGCGGCGATGCCGCTGGGCTCGGCCCACCACCTCGACCTCGACGTGGTCGGCCGCGGCCGCCACCGGCTCGGCTTCCACGTGGTCGCACCCGCCGGCGCCATGGCCGCGCTCCACTCCGACCCGCGCGACGGCACCGTGCTCGACCTCGCCATCGAGCTGGCGCCCGCCGACCGCGCCGCGGTGGAGGCTGCGATCCCCGGCGGCATCCGCGCCTGGCAGGACGATCGCCACCTGCGGGTGTTCTGGACGGCGCCACCCGGGGGCCGGCTGCACCTCCCGGTGATGCCCACCGACCTCGGCTCCCACCTGGCGGCGCCGCTCGACCTCGACCTGACCGCGGTGCCGCCGGGGACGGTGCGGACCCGGGTGGTGCCCGCTCCCCCGGCACCGCCGCCACCCCGGCTGCTGCTCGCCTTCAGCGTCGCGACCGCCGCGTCGCGGGCGTCGGCGGCCGCCCACCTCGGCCAGATCTCCGTGCTCAGCCCCACCGGGCTGGTGGCCCACCAGGACGGCACCCTGACCGGCGCCGCCGACCCGCCGGCGGTCGCCGCCGCCACCGCGGCCCGGGTGCCGGTCTGGCCGCTGATCCAGAACGCGGAGTTCGACAGCGCCGCGGTGGCCGCCCTGCTCGAGGACGACGCCGCCAGCGGGCGGCTGGTCGGGGCGCTGCGCGCCGCCGCATCCGAGGCCGGCTACACCGGTCTCGACCTCGACTTCGAGAGCGTGCCCCCCGCCGACCGCGACCACCTCAGCGCCTTCGTGTCCAGGCTGGCGGCCGGGCTCCACGCCGACGGGCGCCGGCTGGCGATCGCGGTGGTGCCCCACAAGCCGGGCCACCTCAACTTCTACTCGGGTGCGTACGACCTGCCCGCGCTCGCCGGCCACGCCGACCTCCTGACCCTGATGGCGTACGAGGAGCACGGCCCCAGCACCGTGCCCGGCCCGGTCGCCGGGCTGGACTGGGACCGGCAGCTGCTCAACGGCAGCCTCGACCGCCTCCCCGGCGACAAGGCCCTGCTGGGGATGCCCCTCTACGCCCGCTCGTGGACGCTGACCGGCGCCCCCGCCGACGGCTACGCCCCGGCGCTGGCCACCGCACTCGCCGGGCCGGGGGCGCGGGTCGACTACGACTTCACCGGGTACACGCCGCTGGTGCGGACCGGCGCCGGCGACGCGGTCACCTACTTCGACGACGCCGACAGCCTCGCCCGCAAGCTCGCCCTCGCCGGCCAGCGGGGGATGGGCGGCACCGCGGTCTGGCGGCTCGGCTTCGAGGACCCGGCGATCTGGTCGGTGTTCCCGGCCACGCCCGCCCGCGTCTAG
- a CDS encoding bifunctional nuclease family protein, producing the protein MSELTEMTVDSIRVHMPTGQHVVILKEKEAERYLPIWIGINEANAIALRITGITPERPITHDLLVNILGAVDVTVDRIVVTSLSNDVFFARIMARLDGRALDIDARPSDAIAVAVRVGARIFVAGDVLERAGVLPEADKEGGDSKEPAEDDEKLAVFREMINSMDLPDLGEDKPGGS; encoded by the coding sequence ATGTCCGAGCTCACCGAGATGACGGTCGACAGCATCCGCGTCCACATGCCCACCGGTCAGCACGTGGTCATCCTCAAGGAGAAGGAGGCGGAGCGCTACCTGCCCATCTGGATCGGCATCAACGAGGCGAACGCGATCGCTCTGCGCATCACCGGGATCACCCCGGAGCGCCCGATCACCCACGACCTCCTGGTGAACATCCTCGGGGCGGTGGACGTGACCGTCGACCGCATCGTGGTCACCTCGCTGAGCAACGACGTCTTCTTCGCCCGGATCATGGCCCGCCTCGACGGCCGGGCCCTCGACATCGACGCCCGGCCGTCCGACGCCATCGCCGTCGCCGTCCGGGTGGGGGCGCGCATCTTCGTCGCCGGCGACGTGCTCGAGCGTGCCGGGGTGCTGCCCGAGGCCGACAAGGAGGGCGGCGACTCCAAGGAGCCCGCCGAGGACGACGAGAAGCTCGCCGTCTTCCGCGAGATGATCAACTCCATGGACCTGCCCGACCTCGGCGAGGACAAGCCGGGCGGCTCGTAG
- a CDS encoding 6-carboxytetrahydropterin synthase, which translates to MEREPQGGRRGESPRTIGASAPAGEVTVHVDKASIGFSAAHFSIVETGSEPLHGHNYTVSLRAHGGLREDGTVIDFALLKAAARAEVALLDHRMLVPTACPEVRVTQLEGEVELREGARRFLLPASDTCLLPVSNTTCECLAEHLLGRLRERLGEVTVRLEVTVEESPGQGATVTEPLR; encoded by the coding sequence ATGGAGCGGGAGCCTCAGGGGGGACGCAGGGGGGAGTCCCCCCGCACCATCGGCGCGTCAGCGCCGGCGGGTGAGGTGACGGTTCACGTCGACAAGGCGTCGATCGGCTTCTCGGCAGCTCACTTCAGCATCGTGGAGACGGGCTCGGAGCCGCTCCACGGACACAACTACACGGTGTCGCTGCGCGCCCACGGGGGGCTGCGCGAGGACGGCACGGTCATCGACTTCGCCCTGCTCAAGGCGGCGGCGCGCGCCGAGGTCGCGCTCCTCGACCACCGGATGCTCGTCCCCACCGCCTGTCCGGAGGTGCGGGTGACCCAGCTGGAGGGCGAGGTGGAGCTGCGCGAGGGCGCCCGGCGCTTCCTCCTCCCCGCCTCCGACACCTGCCTGCTGCCGGTGAGCAACACCACCTGCGAGTGCCTCGCCGAGCACCTGCTGGGACGGCTGCGCGAGCGCCTCGGCGAGGTCACCGTCCGCCTCGAGGTCACCGTCGAGGAGAGCCCGGGGCAGGGGGCGACCGTCACCGAACCGCTGCGCTAG